A genomic window from Cytobacillus suaedae includes:
- a CDS encoding sulfite exporter TauE/SafE family protein — MADVNLFLAFGAGFLSFISPCCLPLYPAFLSYITGVSVGELKSDNAMLQKRSILHTIFFLLGFSLIFVMLGFGTSFLGQFFNEYQDLIRQIGAILIIFFGFVIIGVLSPKFLMKDHKFEFKNKPTGFLGSILIGMAFAAGWTPCTGPILAAVIALAASNPGSGMVYMIAYSLGFSIPFLILSFFLGKMQWIRRNSSKIVKIGGYTMILMGIVLFFDWMTKIIVYLTPIFGGFTGF; from the coding sequence ATGGCAGATGTGAATTTATTCTTAGCATTTGGTGCTGGCTTTCTTTCGTTCATCTCACCTTGCTGTTTACCACTGTATCCAGCATTTTTATCTTATATAACGGGAGTATCTGTTGGAGAATTAAAGTCTGATAATGCAATGTTACAGAAAAGAAGTATACTACATACAATCTTTTTTCTATTAGGTTTTTCATTAATTTTTGTCATGTTAGGTTTTGGAACGTCCTTTTTAGGACAATTCTTTAATGAATATCAAGATTTAATTAGACAGATTGGTGCAATCCTAATAATCTTCTTTGGATTTGTTATTATTGGAGTGCTATCTCCTAAGTTCTTAATGAAAGATCATAAATTTGAATTTAAAAATAAACCTACAGGGTTCCTAGGTTCTATTTTAATTGGTATGGCTTTTGCTGCAGGATGGACACCTTGTACTGGACCAATCTTAGCAGCTGTTATTGCTTTAGCCGCTTCAAATCCGGGATCAGGGATGGTATATATGATTGCTTATTCTCTAGGTTTTTCAATTCCATTTCTAATTCTTTCATTCTTCCTAGGGAAAATGCAGTGGATTCGCAGAAATAGTAGTAAAATCGTAAAAATTGGTGGATATACAATGATTTTAATGGGTATAGTATTATTCTTCGATTGGATGACAAAAATTATTGTTTACTTAACACCTATATTTGGAGGTTTCACTGGTTTTTAA
- a CDS encoding aspartyl-phosphate phosphatase Spo0E family protein: MTKTEMLATIERKRAELIDIVLKNGLSSSISIKHSQELDALLNQYNNYSNFRQKSLSNT; the protein is encoded by the coding sequence GTGACAAAAACTGAAATGCTTGCAACCATAGAACGAAAAAGAGCCGAACTTATTGATATTGTCCTTAAAAATGGACTTTCTTCTTCCATTTCTATCAAACATAGTCAAGAATTGGATGCATTACTAAATCAGTATAATAATTACTCAAACTTCAGACAAAAAAGCCTCTCAAATACATAA
- a CDS encoding ATP-binding cassette domain-containing protein, which yields MNKTLTSKQQRQVLIRLLSYTKKYKKEFFIAFTLLLIGTIGEIIGPIFVKVFIDDYLTPRNLEAQPLIVLGVSYILVHFIKVIVNYFQLVKFHEISLKIIQDLRIDVFTKVHALGLKFFDKTPGGSIVSRVTNDTEAIKDMFVSVIATFVQNAVLLIGVFIAMFILNVKLAFFCLFLIPIIYLIMKTYRHFSAKFYQDMRERLSQLNAKINESLQGMAIIQVFRQERRLQKEFEEINEAHYKAGVKNIKLDGLLLRPAIDFVYILALILVLSFFGITSINNVVEIGVLYAFVNYLERFFEPINQMMMRLSLLQQAIVASDRVFSLMDDDELAPVKVGKENPKINTGSIEFKNVSFSYDGKRDVLKNISFSAKQGETIALVGHTGSGKSSIINLLMRFYEIERGDILLDGQTIKSFKDEELRKHIGLVLQDPFLFVGTVKENIRLFNMNITDKEIEEATRFVQADSFIQKLPNQYDYQVTERGSTFSSGQRQLIAFARTIAAHPKILVLDEATASIDTETEEAIQIALRKMREGRTTIAIAHRLSTIQDANQILVLHQGEIVERGTHQELLAIKGLYYKMYLLQNGHPEGLEKVVG from the coding sequence ATGAATAAAACATTAACATCAAAACAGCAACGACAAGTGCTCATTCGGCTGCTTTCCTATACAAAGAAATATAAGAAAGAATTCTTCATCGCTTTTACTCTATTATTAATAGGAACGATTGGTGAGATAATAGGTCCTATATTCGTGAAGGTTTTTATAGATGACTACTTAACTCCAAGAAATTTAGAGGCACAACCACTTATTGTATTGGGAGTTTCATATATCCTTGTTCATTTTATTAAAGTCATAGTTAACTATTTTCAGTTAGTAAAATTTCATGAAATCTCATTAAAGATTATCCAGGATTTACGGATTGATGTCTTTACGAAGGTTCATGCACTTGGCTTAAAGTTTTTTGATAAAACACCTGGAGGCAGCATTGTTTCGAGGGTAACAAATGATACAGAAGCAATAAAAGATATGTTTGTTAGTGTAATAGCAACCTTCGTCCAAAATGCTGTGTTGTTAATCGGTGTGTTTATTGCAATGTTTATCTTAAATGTTAAATTAGCATTCTTTTGTCTATTTCTGATACCAATTATCTACCTCATTATGAAAACCTATCGACATTTTAGTGCAAAATTCTACCAAGATATGCGAGAGAGGCTTAGTCAATTAAATGCAAAGATAAATGAGTCATTACAAGGGATGGCAATTATTCAAGTATTTAGGCAAGAAAGACGCCTACAAAAAGAATTTGAAGAAATTAATGAAGCCCATTATAAAGCGGGTGTAAAAAATATCAAGCTAGACGGTTTATTATTGAGACCAGCTATTGATTTTGTTTATATTCTCGCACTCATTTTAGTATTAAGCTTTTTCGGTATAACTTCAATTAATAATGTCGTCGAAATTGGTGTCCTGTACGCATTTGTAAACTATTTAGAAAGATTTTTTGAACCTATTAATCAGATGATGATGCGACTTTCTTTATTACAGCAAGCAATTGTTGCATCTGATCGAGTCTTTTCACTTATGGATGACGATGAATTAGCTCCAGTGAAAGTAGGAAAAGAAAATCCTAAGATCAATACTGGTTCAATTGAGTTTAAAAATGTAAGTTTCTCCTATGATGGCAAGAGAGACGTGTTAAAAAATATTTCTTTTAGTGCAAAACAAGGAGAAACCATTGCCTTAGTAGGTCATACAGGTAGTGGAAAAAGTTCAATTATAAATTTATTAATGCGCTTTTATGAGATTGAACGTGGAGATATTTTACTAGACGGCCAAACTATCAAGAGTTTTAAAGATGAAGAACTCAGGAAGCATATTGGTTTGGTTTTGCAGGATCCATTTTTATTTGTTGGCACAGTAAAGGAAAATATTCGTTTATTCAACATGAACATAACGGATAAAGAGATTGAAGAGGCAACGAGATTTGTTCAAGCAGATTCGTTTATTCAGAAACTCCCAAACCAATATGACTATCAAGTTACTGAGAGAGGATCTACTTTTTCAAGTGGGCAGAGACAGCTTATTGCTTTTGCAAGAACGATAGCTGCACATCCAAAGATTCTTGTGCTAGATGAAGCAACAGCTAGCATAGACACAGAGACAGAAGAAGCCATACAAATTGCGCTTAGGAAAATGAGAGAAGGAAGAACAACTATTGCGATTGCACACCGATTATCAACTATACAAGATGCAAATCAAATCCTAGTATTACATCAGGGAGAGATTGTTGAACGTGGTACTCATCAAGAACTGTTAGCTATAAAAGGACTCTATTATAAAATGTATCTTCTTCAAAATGGACATCCAGAAGGTTTGGAAAAGGTTGTTGGGTAA